Proteins encoded within one genomic window of Lampris incognitus isolate fLamInc1 chromosome 1, fLamInc1.hap2, whole genome shotgun sequence:
- the LOC130109093 gene encoding cytoplasmic polyadenylation element-binding protein 4-like isoform X2 produces the protein MGDYGFGVLVKNSGGNKSAFPVRIPPHLQSQPPHHPSNPPSPPAFVNNTCSTNGGSTWLFPTVAQHTNMQDEILESDKSKALDLQDMTEKPQVQAPPQTLSPSQQETGGGLEELEGALPVDGTLEKGNLESSGGKEKLRMESECGFDYQDSLGMGTSCAQSASSSSSLTSFNNWSPTVPTNQSPVVGEDVGGFFGPAGSNANGPPLLFQNFSHHAGPGFGAGGSFSPQIGPMSQHHTAPPPPHPQHYHPHNQAVPQQHRRSPASPHPPQPSFTPHPHRSGAFTQMPHLAPAQSKPPSPWGSYQSPSTPTSTSWSPGGGYGGWGGTQGVRDYRRGLNGGMTALNSISPLKKSFPSNQVPSQKYPRNSSGFNHKAWIEDGVSRSDSVYPFQERTRSFDGFSMHSLENSLIDIMRAEQDSLKGRYGFSHQGGDGPLPMNARSYGRRRGHSSLFPMEDERPCGEEESGDQGLAGLGSAHCFPHLNGERVERYSRKVFVGGLPPDIDEDEITASFRRFGHLFVDWPHKAESKSYFPPKGYAFLLFQDESSVQALIDACIEEDGKLYLCVSSPTIKDKPVQIRPWNLNDSDFVMDGSQPLDPRKTIFVGGVPRPLRAVELAMIMDRLYGGVCYAGIDTDPELKYPKGAGRVAFSNQQSYIAAISARFVQLQHGEIDKRVEVKPYVLDDQLCDECQGTRCGGKFAPFFCANVTCLQYYCEYCWAAIHSRAGREFHKPLVKEGGDRPRHISFRWN, from the exons ATGGGGGACTACGGGTTTGGCGTCCTGGTGAAGAACAGTGGCGGTAACAAATCTGCTTTTCCTGTAAGGATCCCTCCTCACCTCCAATCCCAGCCCCCACATCACCCCTCgaacccccccagcccccccgccTTCGTAAACAACACCTGCTCCACCAATGGGGGCAGTACTTGGCTGTTCCCCACCGTAGCCCAGCACACTAACATGCAAGATGAGATTCTGGAATCGGACAAGTCCAAGGCCTTGGACCTCCAGGACATGACGGAGAAGCCTCAGGTCCAGGCCCCACCTCAAACCCTCTCACCGAGCCAGCAGGAAACTGGTGGGGGCCTAGAAGAGCTTGAGGGAGCGCTACCTGTAGATGGGACCCTGGAGAAGGGCAACTTGGAGAGTAGCGGTGGGAAAGAGAAGCTGAGGATGGAGTCCGAGTGTGGATTTGATTACCAGGACAGCCTGGGTATGGGTACTAGCTGTGCGCAAtctgcctcttcctcctcctccctgaccAGCTTCAACAACTGGTCCCCCACGGTCCCTACTAACCAGTCTCCAGTGGTTGGGGAAGATGTTGGCGGGTTCTTTGGCCCTGCTGGCTCCAACGCCAATGGACCGCCCCTCCTGTTCCAGAATTTCTCCCACCATGCCGGGCCAGGCTTTGGTGCAGGGGGCAGTTTCTCCCCCCAGATTGGACCAATGTCCCAACACCACACTGCAcctcctccaccccacccccagcacTACCACCCCCACAATCAGGCTGTCCCACAACAGCACCGACGCTCCCCAGCAAGCCCTCACCCACCCCAGCCCTCTTTCACTCCGCATCCTCATCGCAGTGGAGCCTTCACCCAGATGCCACACCTGGCTCCTGCTCAGAGCAAACCCCCTTCACCTTGGGGAAGCTATCagagcccctccacccccacttcCACCTCCTGGAGCCCTGGTGGGGGCTATGGGGGTTGGGGAGGCACACAGGGAGTTCGAGATTACAGGCGAGGGCTCAATGGAGGGATGACTGCCCTTAACTCCATCTCTCCACTGAAGAAATCCTTCCCCAGCAACCAG GTCCCTTCACAGAAGTACCCCAGAAACAGCTCTGGCTTCAACCACAAGGCCTGGATAGAAGATGGTGTGAGTCGCAGTGACAGTGTCTACCCTTTTCAG gagagaacACGCTCCTTTGATGGTTTCAGTATGCATTCTCTCGAGAACTCTCTGATTGACATTATGAGGGCTGAGCAGGATTCCTTGAAAG GTCGCTATGGTTTCTCTCACCAGGGTGGAGACGGGCCTCTACCTATGAATG CTAGAAGTTATGGCAGGAGACGAG GCCATTCCTCCCTGTTCCCCATGGAGGATGAGCGCCCCTGTGGAGAAGAGGAGTCCGGTGACCAGGGACTAGCTGGCCTTGGCTCTGCCCACTGTTTTCCCCATCTCAATGGGGAGCGTGTAGAGCGATACTCACGCAAAGTGTTTGTAGGAGGGCTGCCCCCAGACATAGATGAAG ATGAAATCACGGCCAGCTTCCGCCGATTTGGTCACTTGTTTGTTGACTGGCCACACAAGGCAGAGAGCAAGTCCTATTTCCCACCAAAAG GATATGCATTCTTACTGTTCCAAGATGAAAGCTCTGTGCAGGCTCTGATTGATGCCTGTATTGAGGAGGATGGCAAACTTTACCTGTGTGTTTCCagccccaccatcaaagacaagcCT GTCCAGATCAGGCCCTGGAACCTAAATGACAGTGACTTTGTGATGGATGGTTCTCAGCCATTGGACCCGAGAAAGACCATTTTTGTTGGAGGTGTCCCACGTCCCTTGCGTGCAG TGGAGCTTGCCATGATCATGGACCGTCTGTACGGGGGGGTGTGCTACGCAGGGATTGACACAGACCCTGAACTAAAGTACCCAAAAGGGGCAGGGCGTGTGGCTTTTTCCAATCAGCAAAGCTACATTGCAGCCATCAGTGCTCGATTTGTTCAGCTGCAGCATGGAGAGATTGATAAACGT GTGGAAGTGAAGCCATATGTCCTGGACGATCAGCTGTGTGATGAGTGCCAGGGTACCCGCTGTGGGGGAAAGTTTGCGCCTTTCTTCTGCGCCAATGTTACCTGTTTACAGTACTACTGTGAGTACTGTTGGGCAGCCATCCATTCCAGGGCTGGCCGAGAGTTCCACAAACCCTTAGTGAAGGAGGGAGGGGACCGCCCAAGACACATCTCCTTCCGTTGGAACTGA
- the LOC130109093 gene encoding cytoplasmic polyadenylation element-binding protein 4-like isoform X1, whose translation MGDYGFGVLVKNSGGNKSAFPVRIPPHLQSQPPHHPSNPPSPPAFVNNTCSTNGGSTWLFPTVAQHTNMQDEILESDKSKALDLQDMTEKPQVQAPPQTLSPSQQETGGGLEELEGALPVDGTLEKGNLESSGGKEKLRMESECGFDYQDSLGMGTSCAQSASSSSSLTSFNNWSPTVPTNQSPVVGEDVGGFFGPAGSNANGPPLLFQNFSHHAGPGFGAGGSFSPQIGPMSQHHTAPPPPHPQHYHPHNQAVPQQHRRSPASPHPPQPSFTPHPHRSGAFTQMPHLAPAQSKPPSPWGSYQSPSTPTSTSWSPGGGYGGWGGTQGVRDYRRGLNGGMTALNSISPLKKSFPSNQVPSQKYPRNSSGFNHKAWIEDGVSRSDSVYPFQQERTRSFDGFSMHSLENSLIDIMRAEQDSLKGRYGFSHQGGDGPLPMNARSYGRRRGHSSLFPMEDERPCGEEESGDQGLAGLGSAHCFPHLNGERVERYSRKVFVGGLPPDIDEDEITASFRRFGHLFVDWPHKAESKSYFPPKGYAFLLFQDESSVQALIDACIEEDGKLYLCVSSPTIKDKPVQIRPWNLNDSDFVMDGSQPLDPRKTIFVGGVPRPLRAVELAMIMDRLYGGVCYAGIDTDPELKYPKGAGRVAFSNQQSYIAAISARFVQLQHGEIDKRVEVKPYVLDDQLCDECQGTRCGGKFAPFFCANVTCLQYYCEYCWAAIHSRAGREFHKPLVKEGGDRPRHISFRWN comes from the exons ATGGGGGACTACGGGTTTGGCGTCCTGGTGAAGAACAGTGGCGGTAACAAATCTGCTTTTCCTGTAAGGATCCCTCCTCACCTCCAATCCCAGCCCCCACATCACCCCTCgaacccccccagcccccccgccTTCGTAAACAACACCTGCTCCACCAATGGGGGCAGTACTTGGCTGTTCCCCACCGTAGCCCAGCACACTAACATGCAAGATGAGATTCTGGAATCGGACAAGTCCAAGGCCTTGGACCTCCAGGACATGACGGAGAAGCCTCAGGTCCAGGCCCCACCTCAAACCCTCTCACCGAGCCAGCAGGAAACTGGTGGGGGCCTAGAAGAGCTTGAGGGAGCGCTACCTGTAGATGGGACCCTGGAGAAGGGCAACTTGGAGAGTAGCGGTGGGAAAGAGAAGCTGAGGATGGAGTCCGAGTGTGGATTTGATTACCAGGACAGCCTGGGTATGGGTACTAGCTGTGCGCAAtctgcctcttcctcctcctccctgaccAGCTTCAACAACTGGTCCCCCACGGTCCCTACTAACCAGTCTCCAGTGGTTGGGGAAGATGTTGGCGGGTTCTTTGGCCCTGCTGGCTCCAACGCCAATGGACCGCCCCTCCTGTTCCAGAATTTCTCCCACCATGCCGGGCCAGGCTTTGGTGCAGGGGGCAGTTTCTCCCCCCAGATTGGACCAATGTCCCAACACCACACTGCAcctcctccaccccacccccagcacTACCACCCCCACAATCAGGCTGTCCCACAACAGCACCGACGCTCCCCAGCAAGCCCTCACCCACCCCAGCCCTCTTTCACTCCGCATCCTCATCGCAGTGGAGCCTTCACCCAGATGCCACACCTGGCTCCTGCTCAGAGCAAACCCCCTTCACCTTGGGGAAGCTATCagagcccctccacccccacttcCACCTCCTGGAGCCCTGGTGGGGGCTATGGGGGTTGGGGAGGCACACAGGGAGTTCGAGATTACAGGCGAGGGCTCAATGGAGGGATGACTGCCCTTAACTCCATCTCTCCACTGAAGAAATCCTTCCCCAGCAACCAG GTCCCTTCACAGAAGTACCCCAGAAACAGCTCTGGCTTCAACCACAAGGCCTGGATAGAAGATGGTGTGAGTCGCAGTGACAGTGTCTACCCTTTTCAG caggagagaacACGCTCCTTTGATGGTTTCAGTATGCATTCTCTCGAGAACTCTCTGATTGACATTATGAGGGCTGAGCAGGATTCCTTGAAAG GTCGCTATGGTTTCTCTCACCAGGGTGGAGACGGGCCTCTACCTATGAATG CTAGAAGTTATGGCAGGAGACGAG GCCATTCCTCCCTGTTCCCCATGGAGGATGAGCGCCCCTGTGGAGAAGAGGAGTCCGGTGACCAGGGACTAGCTGGCCTTGGCTCTGCCCACTGTTTTCCCCATCTCAATGGGGAGCGTGTAGAGCGATACTCACGCAAAGTGTTTGTAGGAGGGCTGCCCCCAGACATAGATGAAG ATGAAATCACGGCCAGCTTCCGCCGATTTGGTCACTTGTTTGTTGACTGGCCACACAAGGCAGAGAGCAAGTCCTATTTCCCACCAAAAG GATATGCATTCTTACTGTTCCAAGATGAAAGCTCTGTGCAGGCTCTGATTGATGCCTGTATTGAGGAGGATGGCAAACTTTACCTGTGTGTTTCCagccccaccatcaaagacaagcCT GTCCAGATCAGGCCCTGGAACCTAAATGACAGTGACTTTGTGATGGATGGTTCTCAGCCATTGGACCCGAGAAAGACCATTTTTGTTGGAGGTGTCCCACGTCCCTTGCGTGCAG TGGAGCTTGCCATGATCATGGACCGTCTGTACGGGGGGGTGTGCTACGCAGGGATTGACACAGACCCTGAACTAAAGTACCCAAAAGGGGCAGGGCGTGTGGCTTTTTCCAATCAGCAAAGCTACATTGCAGCCATCAGTGCTCGATTTGTTCAGCTGCAGCATGGAGAGATTGATAAACGT GTGGAAGTGAAGCCATATGTCCTGGACGATCAGCTGTGTGATGAGTGCCAGGGTACCCGCTGTGGGGGAAAGTTTGCGCCTTTCTTCTGCGCCAATGTTACCTGTTTACAGTACTACTGTGAGTACTGTTGGGCAGCCATCCATTCCAGGGCTGGCCGAGAGTTCCACAAACCCTTAGTGAAGGAGGGAGGGGACCGCCCAAGACACATCTCCTTCCGTTGGAACTGA
- the LOC130109093 gene encoding cytoplasmic polyadenylation element-binding protein 4-like isoform X3, whose protein sequence is MGDYGFGVLVKNSGGNKSAFPVRIPPHLQSQPPHHPSNPPSPPAFVNNTCSTNGGSTWLFPTVAQHTNMQDEILESDKSKALDLQDMTEKPQVQAPPQTLSPSQQETGGGLEELEGALPVDGTLEKGNLESSGGKEKLRMESECGFDYQDSLGMGTSCAQSASSSSSLTSFNNWSPTVPTNQSPVVGEDVGGFFGPAGSNANGPPLLFQNFSHHAGPGFGAGGSFSPQIGPMSQHHTAPPPPHPQHYHPHNQAVPQQHRRSPASPHPPQPSFTPHPHRSGAFTQMPHLAPAQSKPPSPWGSYQSPSTPTSTSWSPGGGYGGWGGTQGVRDYRRGLNGGMTALNSISPLKKSFPSNQVPSQKYPRNSSGFNHKAWIEDGVSRSDSVYPFQQERTRSFDGFSMHSLENSLIDIMRAEQDSLKGRYGFSHQGGDGPLPMNGHSSLFPMEDERPCGEEESGDQGLAGLGSAHCFPHLNGERVERYSRKVFVGGLPPDIDEDEITASFRRFGHLFVDWPHKAESKSYFPPKGYAFLLFQDESSVQALIDACIEEDGKLYLCVSSPTIKDKPVQIRPWNLNDSDFVMDGSQPLDPRKTIFVGGVPRPLRAVELAMIMDRLYGGVCYAGIDTDPELKYPKGAGRVAFSNQQSYIAAISARFVQLQHGEIDKRVEVKPYVLDDQLCDECQGTRCGGKFAPFFCANVTCLQYYCEYCWAAIHSRAGREFHKPLVKEGGDRPRHISFRWN, encoded by the exons ATGGGGGACTACGGGTTTGGCGTCCTGGTGAAGAACAGTGGCGGTAACAAATCTGCTTTTCCTGTAAGGATCCCTCCTCACCTCCAATCCCAGCCCCCACATCACCCCTCgaacccccccagcccccccgccTTCGTAAACAACACCTGCTCCACCAATGGGGGCAGTACTTGGCTGTTCCCCACCGTAGCCCAGCACACTAACATGCAAGATGAGATTCTGGAATCGGACAAGTCCAAGGCCTTGGACCTCCAGGACATGACGGAGAAGCCTCAGGTCCAGGCCCCACCTCAAACCCTCTCACCGAGCCAGCAGGAAACTGGTGGGGGCCTAGAAGAGCTTGAGGGAGCGCTACCTGTAGATGGGACCCTGGAGAAGGGCAACTTGGAGAGTAGCGGTGGGAAAGAGAAGCTGAGGATGGAGTCCGAGTGTGGATTTGATTACCAGGACAGCCTGGGTATGGGTACTAGCTGTGCGCAAtctgcctcttcctcctcctccctgaccAGCTTCAACAACTGGTCCCCCACGGTCCCTACTAACCAGTCTCCAGTGGTTGGGGAAGATGTTGGCGGGTTCTTTGGCCCTGCTGGCTCCAACGCCAATGGACCGCCCCTCCTGTTCCAGAATTTCTCCCACCATGCCGGGCCAGGCTTTGGTGCAGGGGGCAGTTTCTCCCCCCAGATTGGACCAATGTCCCAACACCACACTGCAcctcctccaccccacccccagcacTACCACCCCCACAATCAGGCTGTCCCACAACAGCACCGACGCTCCCCAGCAAGCCCTCACCCACCCCAGCCCTCTTTCACTCCGCATCCTCATCGCAGTGGAGCCTTCACCCAGATGCCACACCTGGCTCCTGCTCAGAGCAAACCCCCTTCACCTTGGGGAAGCTATCagagcccctccacccccacttcCACCTCCTGGAGCCCTGGTGGGGGCTATGGGGGTTGGGGAGGCACACAGGGAGTTCGAGATTACAGGCGAGGGCTCAATGGAGGGATGACTGCCCTTAACTCCATCTCTCCACTGAAGAAATCCTTCCCCAGCAACCAG GTCCCTTCACAGAAGTACCCCAGAAACAGCTCTGGCTTCAACCACAAGGCCTGGATAGAAGATGGTGTGAGTCGCAGTGACAGTGTCTACCCTTTTCAG caggagagaacACGCTCCTTTGATGGTTTCAGTATGCATTCTCTCGAGAACTCTCTGATTGACATTATGAGGGCTGAGCAGGATTCCTTGAAAG GTCGCTATGGTTTCTCTCACCAGGGTGGAGACGGGCCTCTACCTATGAATG GCCATTCCTCCCTGTTCCCCATGGAGGATGAGCGCCCCTGTGGAGAAGAGGAGTCCGGTGACCAGGGACTAGCTGGCCTTGGCTCTGCCCACTGTTTTCCCCATCTCAATGGGGAGCGTGTAGAGCGATACTCACGCAAAGTGTTTGTAGGAGGGCTGCCCCCAGACATAGATGAAG ATGAAATCACGGCCAGCTTCCGCCGATTTGGTCACTTGTTTGTTGACTGGCCACACAAGGCAGAGAGCAAGTCCTATTTCCCACCAAAAG GATATGCATTCTTACTGTTCCAAGATGAAAGCTCTGTGCAGGCTCTGATTGATGCCTGTATTGAGGAGGATGGCAAACTTTACCTGTGTGTTTCCagccccaccatcaaagacaagcCT GTCCAGATCAGGCCCTGGAACCTAAATGACAGTGACTTTGTGATGGATGGTTCTCAGCCATTGGACCCGAGAAAGACCATTTTTGTTGGAGGTGTCCCACGTCCCTTGCGTGCAG TGGAGCTTGCCATGATCATGGACCGTCTGTACGGGGGGGTGTGCTACGCAGGGATTGACACAGACCCTGAACTAAAGTACCCAAAAGGGGCAGGGCGTGTGGCTTTTTCCAATCAGCAAAGCTACATTGCAGCCATCAGTGCTCGATTTGTTCAGCTGCAGCATGGAGAGATTGATAAACGT GTGGAAGTGAAGCCATATGTCCTGGACGATCAGCTGTGTGATGAGTGCCAGGGTACCCGCTGTGGGGGAAAGTTTGCGCCTTTCTTCTGCGCCAATGTTACCTGTTTACAGTACTACTGTGAGTACTGTTGGGCAGCCATCCATTCCAGGGCTGGCCGAGAGTTCCACAAACCCTTAGTGAAGGAGGGAGGGGACCGCCCAAGACACATCTCCTTCCGTTGGAACTGA